Proteins found in one Acidobacteriota bacterium genomic segment:
- a CDS encoding CHAT domain-containing protein, with amino-acid sequence MSGFYRRLKAGEGRSDALQNTQLELLKSRRWNHPFYWASFIQSGEWANLDGKR; translated from the coding sequence ATGAGCGGTTTTTATCGTCGGTTGAAAGCTGGCGAAGGCCGAAGCGACGCGCTCCAAAATACTCAACTTGAACTGCTCAAAAGCCGACGCTGGAATCATCCGTTCTACTGGGCGTCTTTTATTCAATCCGGCGAGTGGGCCAATCTTGACGGAAAACGGTAA
- a CDS encoding nuclear transport factor 2 family protein, which produces MTGFVFGQSPASPQSPAGNTSTTTKEPTELFSTISRLDSQLFEAFNTRNLERVKTMFAKDVEFYHDTGGVANYDQTIENLRNLFEQSKTNGLRRDLVKGSLEVYPIKDFGAIQIGQHRFCHKENGRDDCGTFKFVHIWRFKDGEWKISRVVSYGH; this is translated from the coding sequence ATGACAGGTTTCGTTTTTGGTCAGTCTCCGGCATCTCCCCAGTCTCCGGCTGGCAATACCTCAACGACCACTAAAGAACCAACCGAATTGTTTTCCACGATCTCCCGGCTGGACAGCCAGCTTTTTGAAGCGTTCAACACCCGCAACCTTGAAAGAGTAAAAACAATGTTTGCCAAAGATGTCGAGTTTTACCATGACACCGGCGGGGTGGCGAATTACGACCAGACGATTGAAAACCTGAGAAATCTGTTCGAACAAAGCAAAACCAACGGGTTACGAAGAGACCTGGTGAAGGGCAGCCTGGAAGTGTATCCGATCAAAGATTTTGGTGCCATTCAGATTGGCCAACACCGGTTTTGCCACAAGGAAAACGGGCGAGACGATTGCGGCACGTTTAAGTTTGTACACATCTGGCGCTTCAAGGATGGAGAATGGAAGATTTCGCGCGTGGTGAGTTATGGACATTAA
- a CDS encoding cytochrome C, whose translation MKTRQWFKLSFILIVAVAALTIYGVAQAQQKSAPLPQHPPAPGDGKNLVIQLCDGETNLEMKGVKPDERLSPDQAQTAANKLMSMWFAKTDPNVAEAWKKEMAEALAQKKGSEKAAPASQSEQDGVFTARERQVWERELAREVEYGNQIFHDDKLVGSTNGVSCAMCHPNAANTHPETYPKYQIQLQRVALLRDMINWCIENPSRGKKLDADDPKMRAIEAYIMAQRKGVAMEYGKH comes from the coding sequence ATGAAAACACGGCAGTGGTTCAAACTGAGTTTCATTCTGATCGTCGCGGTGGCGGCACTGACAATTTATGGCGTGGCCCAGGCTCAACAAAAATCAGCGCCGCTTCCACAACATCCGCCAGCACCTGGCGATGGCAAAAACCTGGTGATTCAGTTGTGCGACGGTGAAACCAACCTTGAAATGAAAGGGGTCAAACCCGACGAACGGCTTTCCCCTGACCAGGCGCAAACCGCAGCGAATAAACTGATGTCAATGTGGTTTGCCAAAACCGACCCCAACGTCGCCGAAGCCTGGAAAAAGGAAATGGCTGAGGCACTGGCTCAAAAGAAAGGTTCGGAAAAAGCAGCACCGGCCAGTCAGTCAGAACAGGACGGGGTGTTTACGGCCCGAGAGCGTCAGGTTTGGGAACGTGAACTTGCCCGCGAAGTCGAATATGGCAATCAAATTTTCCACGATGACAAACTTGTCGGCAGCACCAATGGCGTCTCCTGTGCGATGTGCCATCCAAACGCAGCCAACACCCATCCGGAGACTTATCCCAAGTACCAGATTCAGCTCCAACGCGTGGCCCTGCTCCGCGACATGATCAACTGGTGCATTGAGAACCCGTCCCGGGGCAAAAAACTTGACGCGGATGACCCGAAAATGCGCGCCATCGAAGCCTACATCATGGCCCAGCGCAAAGGCGTTGCCATGGAATACGGCAAGCATTGA
- a CDS encoding metallophosphoesterase, which translates to MQAGQTMMGRRRFLEMTAWAGAAAAVKSFTPQSFQLVEVVQAAEPIRADERPFTFAYISDSHLYEKTLNERFVRQLERAVADINALDPQPDFVLYGGDLAQLGQPAELKIGAQILKDVKAPIKMMVGEHDWFLDMGDLWKDMFGPAYYSFDHKGIHFVTLMSVNEKDFWTAKGLTPMQRMQIVSGLDDGRQSAFEVGEEEREWLKRDLEKVPKDTPLVVFSHSPLYKLYRNWNFWTDDAEEVQALLRPFKTVTVIHGHTHQVLTNRIDNIHFHGMLSTAWPWPYAPQGLPKLTVQMNRVDPFNQTEGMGDGTIQVKPNGRVDKDYNLWNRNPMKVSARYLNSNGAEDSPAKTTIPSY; encoded by the coding sequence ATGCAGGCCGGCCAAACCATGATGGGCCGGCGGCGATTCCTGGAAATGACGGCCTGGGCTGGGGCGGCAGCCGCCGTCAAATCATTTACACCACAATCCTTCCAACTGGTGGAAGTGGTCCAGGCGGCTGAGCCAATTCGGGCCGATGAGCGGCCATTCACATTTGCCTATATTTCAGATTCGCATTTGTATGAAAAAACGCTCAACGAACGATTTGTCCGCCAGCTTGAACGCGCCGTGGCCGACATCAATGCCCTCGACCCACAACCAGATTTTGTGCTTTATGGCGGAGACCTGGCCCAACTGGGTCAACCAGCCGAATTAAAAATCGGTGCCCAAATTCTCAAGGATGTCAAAGCACCGATCAAAATGATGGTTGGCGAACACGACTGGTTTCTGGATATGGGCGACTTGTGGAAAGACATGTTTGGGCCGGCTTATTATTCCTTTGACCATAAAGGCATCCACTTTGTCACCCTGATGAGCGTCAATGAAAAGGATTTCTGGACCGCCAAAGGGCTGACGCCAATGCAGCGCATGCAGATTGTTTCCGGTCTGGATGATGGTCGTCAGAGCGCCTTTGAAGTCGGCGAAGAAGAACGCGAATGGCTCAAACGCGATCTGGAAAAAGTCCCGAAAGACACGCCACTGGTCGTTTTTTCACATTCCCCGCTGTATAAACTCTACCGCAACTGGAACTTCTGGACTGATGACGCCGAAGAAGTCCAGGCGCTGTTACGGCCCTTCAAGACCGTCACGGTCATTCACGGACACACCCATCAGGTTTTGACCAATCGCATTGACAACATCCACTTCCACGGCATGCTGTCAACCGCCTGGCCGTGGCCATATGCCCCACAAGGGCTGCCCAAATTGACAGTTCAAATGAACCGCGTTGACCCGTTCAATCAAACCGAAGGCATGGGCGATGGCACCATTCAGGTGAAACCGAATGGTCGAGTTGATAAAGATTACAACCTCTGGAACCGCAACCCGATGAAAGTCTCAGCCCGCTATTTGAATTCCAACGGCGCGGAAGATTCACCAGCCAAAACGACGATCCCGTCTTACTGA
- a CDS encoding cytochrome-c peroxidase produces the protein MHKTLLVLTSRFDSTQPRHRLWWVKVFILVVFALATVGVTSISKHTDAATGSVPQKLPVAIPKGIPADLFESLIPKDNPLTPEKIALGEKLFFDKRLSSDRTVSCATCHDPAMGFADGNMVGIGIELKKGARNSPTILNAMFNEVQFWDGRAPSLEEQSKLPLINPLEMGMKDHAQVVERVKEVPEYKAEFTKVFGNEGITIDTIARAIASFERTQLSGDAPFDRFIAGDQNAISESAKRGWDLYNGQARCISCHAFNPSNPFFTDFKFHNIGVAAKDQNFPALARKSRQLIAQGKDSALVVDELALQPGFSELGRYLITKQPKDIGAFKTSMLRDIELTAPYMHNGSEKTLLDVVKFYDKGGELNPNLDGGMRPLKMTDAQMNDLVEFLKTLTSDTSRQRMQALKPQTREPAK, from the coding sequence ATGCACAAAACACTTCTGGTGCTCACATCGCGGTTTGATTCTACCCAGCCGCGTCACCGGCTATGGTGGGTGAAAGTTTTCATTCTAGTTGTGTTTGCACTGGCTACGGTTGGAGTTACTTCAATCAGCAAGCACACTGATGCCGCCACCGGTTCAGTTCCACAAAAATTGCCCGTTGCGATTCCCAAGGGAATCCCGGCGGATTTGTTTGAATCCTTAATTCCAAAAGACAACCCGCTGACACCTGAAAAGATTGCCCTGGGTGAAAAGCTTTTCTTTGATAAACGCCTGTCATCTGATCGGACGGTCAGTTGTGCCACCTGCCACGACCCGGCGATGGGTTTTGCCGATGGCAATATGGTCGGCATCGGTATCGAGTTGAAAAAAGGTGCTCGCAACTCGCCGACGATCCTCAACGCCATGTTTAATGAAGTTCAGTTCTGGGATGGCCGGGCACCGTCGCTTGAAGAACAATCCAAACTCCCGCTTATCAACCCGCTTGAAATGGGAATGAAAGATCACGCGCAGGTTGTCGAGCGCGTCAAAGAAGTCCCCGAGTACAAAGCCGAATTCACCAAAGTCTTTGGCAATGAAGGCATTACCATTGACACAATTGCCAGGGCGATTGCTTCGTTTGAACGAACCCAGCTTTCGGGTGATGCCCCATTTGACCGCTTTATCGCCGGAGACCAGAACGCCATTTCCGAGTCAGCCAAACGCGGCTGGGATTTATACAATGGCCAGGCACGCTGTATTTCGTGCCATGCCTTCAACCCATCAAATCCGTTCTTCACCGATTTCAAATTCCACAACATCGGCGTTGCCGCCAAAGATCAAAACTTCCCGGCCCTGGCCCGCAAATCCCGGCAACTGATTGCCCAGGGCAAAGACAGCGCCCTGGTGGTGGATGAACTGGCCTTACAGCCTGGTTTTTCAGAACTTGGCCGCTATCTCATCACCAAACAGCCCAAAGACATTGGCGCATTTAAAACGTCCATGCTTCGCGATATCGAATTGACCGCCCCCTATATGCACAACGGGTCGGAAAAAACACTCCTCGATGTGGTCAAGTTTTATGACAAGGGCGGAGAACTCAATCCAAATCTGGATGGCGGCATGCGTCCGCTCAAAATGACTGATGCGCAAATGAATGATCTGGTCGAGTTTTTGAAAACCCTCACCAGTGACACCAGCCGCCAGCGAATGCAGGCGCTCAAGCCGCAAACCCGCGAACCCGCGAAATAG
- a CDS encoding sigma-70 family RNA polymerase sigma factor — protein sequence MKSDPTQSSQFSQSALEHLDALYGFAMALTRNQTEAEDLVQETYLRAARAFGRLLPDSNLKSWLFAIMRNIWLNQIRHHRSGPQFVELDAEEDSRRDWLDSEQSNPHLRLVQKIEREQVQTAISRLSETHREVVVLRDIEGFSYQQIASILQCPIGTVMSRLGRAREQLRLLLSPSDMNPSPGER from the coding sequence ATGAAATCAGACCCGACGCAATCTTCCCAATTTAGTCAGTCAGCGTTGGAGCACCTGGATGCGCTCTACGGCTTTGCCATGGCTTTGACCCGCAACCAGACTGAGGCGGAAGATCTGGTCCAGGAAACCTACCTCCGGGCCGCCCGGGCATTTGGACGATTGCTCCCTGACAGCAATCTGAAAAGCTGGTTGTTTGCCATCATGCGCAATATCTGGCTCAATCAGATCCGTCATCATCGGAGCGGTCCGCAGTTTGTGGAACTGGATGCCGAGGAAGATTCCCGCCGTGACTGGCTTGATTCCGAGCAGAGCAACCCGCACCTGCGACTGGTTCAGAAAATTGAACGTGAACAGGTGCAAACCGCCATCAGCCGACTTTCAGAGACCCATCGCGAAGTGGTGGTCTTGCGCGACATCGAAGGGTTCAGCTATCAACAAATTGCCAGCATTCTGCAATGTCCGATTGGGACGGTGATGTCCCGGCTTGGACGTGCCAGAGAACAGCTTCGATTGTTGCTGAGCCCTTCAGACATGAATCCGTCTCCTGGTGAAAGGTAA
- a CDS encoding zf-HC2 domain-containing protein, producing MTQCDRFRDQISFYLDEELGEPERAQLADHLGQCESCHKVFEQEQQFLAHIRACQPLYRVSSNFRAKIEQTISEVSAPHRAPASLRDRIQKSMDVHNSSPTSSFWNWKPLAVVASILVMVLIGIWVLGLLPINRLMPTPSEFARMAVDTHVRRLRGQLPLEITTASPDQISAWFAGKVAFQLKLPNYQESSGQTRLYQLEGARLVGFKNDYAAFVAYEMQHRPITLVVTANSVVMPSGGEEIKSKGITFHCDSINGLKVISWADRGLTYALVSDLEERGQDSCFVCHTGTKDRDFIENLKLAK from the coding sequence ATGACTCAGTGTGACCGATTTCGAGATCAAATCAGCTTTTACCTGGATGAAGAACTGGGCGAACCAGAACGCGCGCAGCTTGCCGACCATCTGGGTCAATGCGAGTCGTGCCACAAGGTGTTTGAGCAAGAACAGCAGTTTCTGGCGCACATTCGTGCCTGCCAGCCGCTCTACCGGGTCAGCTCCAATTTTCGAGCCAAAATCGAACAGACCATTTCCGAAGTTTCAGCCCCGCACCGGGCACCGGCGTCGCTTCGGGACCGAATCCAAAAATCAATGGACGTTCACAACAGTTCGCCAACGAGTTCCTTCTGGAACTGGAAGCCGCTGGCCGTGGTCGCATCAATTCTGGTGATGGTGCTGATTGGGATTTGGGTTTTGGGATTGCTCCCAATAAATCGCCTGATGCCAACCCCTTCGGAATTTGCCCGAATGGCGGTTGATACGCATGTTCGCCGGTTGCGCGGGCAGCTTCCGCTTGAAATCACGACTGCTTCGCCCGATCAAATCTCAGCCTGGTTTGCCGGGAAAGTCGCGTTCCAATTGAAGTTGCCAAATTATCAGGAATCTTCAGGCCAAACGAGACTATACCAGCTCGAAGGCGCCCGCCTGGTCGGGTTTAAAAATGATTATGCGGCGTTTGTCGCCTATGAAATGCAGCACCGTCCGATCACGCTCGTGGTGACAGCCAATTCAGTCGTGATGCCGTCAGGCGGCGAAGAAATCAAATCAAAGGGGATTACTTTTCACTGTGATTCGATCAATGGGTTGAAGGTGATTTCGTGGGCTGATCGCGGGTTGACCTATGCCCTGGTTTCCGATCTTGAAGAACGCGGGCAGGATTCGTGTTTTGTCTGCCACACTGGCACCAAGGATCGTGATTTCATCGAGAATTTGAAGCTGGCAAAATAA
- a CDS encoding cytochrome P450, with translation MSVSLDISQPAGIKLPPGPKGIPFFGSFLDFRRDPLDFLRAVALEHGDIVHLKFWNQRIYLLNHPDYIRDVLMTGNQNFIKSRGVERTKVFLGKGLLTSEGEFWRRQRRLSQPAFHRQRIAAYGTVMVEQAQRMRARWQDGDRLDMRKEMMRLTLAVVGKTLFDTDVEGDAEDIGAALNVIEQNFNRLLLPFAEWLDKLPLPSNIRLWRAIEMLDSVIYRLISERRLNGNDHGDLLSMLVFARDEEGDGSGMNDRQLRDEAMTIFLAGHGTTAHALTWTWYLLSQNPAAEAALQTEIDQVLKGRAPTFEDLPNLRYAEMVFNEAMRMYPPAWALGRRAINGFDIGGYHIPAGATIVLSPWVMHHDPRYFPDPFRFDPDRWTPEARAERPKFSFFPFGGGARVCIGESFARMEGVLLIATLAQQWRLQLVPHQTVEPRAIIALQPKNELWMTAVRNGFR, from the coding sequence ATGAGTGTATCCCTGGATATTTCCCAACCAGCCGGGATTAAGCTTCCTCCAGGACCAAAAGGGATCCCATTTTTTGGGAGTTTTTTAGATTTTCGTCGTGACCCACTCGATTTTCTGCGAGCTGTGGCCCTTGAGCACGGCGATATCGTCCATCTGAAATTTTGGAATCAGCGGATTTACCTTCTCAATCACCCTGATTACATTCGCGATGTATTGATGACCGGCAACCAGAATTTTATTAAGAGTCGGGGGGTCGAACGCACAAAAGTGTTTCTGGGAAAAGGACTATTAACCAGTGAAGGTGAATTCTGGCGCCGTCAGCGCCGACTTTCACAACCAGCTTTTCACCGCCAGCGCATTGCCGCGTATGGCACCGTGATGGTTGAACAGGCCCAACGGATGCGAGCCCGGTGGCAGGATGGTGACCGGCTCGACATGAGGAAAGAAATGATGCGATTGACACTGGCTGTCGTTGGCAAAACCCTCTTTGACACTGATGTTGAGGGCGATGCCGAAGACATTGGTGCCGCTCTCAATGTCATTGAGCAAAATTTCAACCGGTTGCTGCTGCCGTTTGCCGAATGGCTCGACAAATTGCCGCTCCCGTCCAATATTCGGCTTTGGCGGGCAATTGAGATGCTCGACAGCGTGATCTATCGCCTGATTTCAGAACGACGGCTCAACGGCAACGACCACGGTGACTTGCTTTCGATGCTGGTCTTTGCCCGCGACGAAGAAGGCGACGGCAGCGGAATGAATGACCGTCAGTTGCGCGACGAAGCAATGACCATCTTTCTGGCGGGGCACGGGACGACAGCCCATGCCTTGACCTGGACGTGGTATTTGCTCTCACAAAATCCGGCGGCTGAAGCGGCGCTCCAGACCGAGATTGACCAGGTTCTCAAGGGTAGAGCTCCAACCTTTGAAGATTTGCCAAACCTGCGGTACGCCGAAATGGTTTTCAATGAGGCCATGCGGATGTATCCACCAGCCTGGGCGCTGGGCCGACGGGCAATCAACGGGTTTGACATCGGCGGCTATCACATTCCTGCGGGAGCCACCATTGTGCTCAGTCCCTGGGTGATGCACCACGATCCACGGTACTTTCCTGACCCATTCCGTTTTGATCCGGACCGATGGACACCCGAAGCCAGAGCCGAACGCCCAAAGTTTTCTTTCTTTCCGTTTGGCGGCGGGGCACGCGTTTGTATTGGCGAAAGCTTTGCCCGAATGGAAGGGGTGCTCCTGATCGCAACCCTGGCCCAACAGTGGCGACTTCAGTTGGTTCCACATCAAACCGTTGAACCCCGGGCAATTATCGCATTGCAGCCGAAAAATGAACTCTGGATGACAGCAGTTCGCAATGGATTCAGATAA
- a CDS encoding amidohydrolase family protein has translation MNSNPSSLPRLFVTLVLALPVLMLNLANARTSNQPAAHTTPDPALLAAIKQIKAIDHHAHPMRLVKDGEGDNESDALTLEGIEPFPLPVRLRPDNPEYIAAWKALYGYPYTDATEAHLRELKELRRQVMSKQGDMYPAWVLDQLGIETMFANRVAMGTGLQSPRFRWVSFVDALLLPLSTKAARNINSDYCSFYLDEERLLKNYLASLGIKSLPATLDKYLATVVTPILEQQKRDGVVGVKFEAAYLRTLDFADADEADAKRIYANYVRGGEPPATEYKILQDYLFRSIAREAGRLGLAVHIHTGIGIGAYFNVTGSNPLLLESALNDPTLRKTNFVLVHGGWPFSTQTTALLTKPNVYVDFSAQTFLRQPHELSLVIRQWLEFVPEKVLFGTDAFGLVPEIGWEETGWLTTKTSRQALGMALTDMMNEGEITRDQALKLARMVLRENTINLYGFKTE, from the coding sequence ATGAACTCAAATCCTTCCTCATTGCCACGTTTGTTCGTCACACTGGTACTGGCACTGCCAGTTCTGATGCTGAATTTGGCCAATGCTCGCACCTCAAATCAACCAGCCGCGCACACAACTCCCGATCCAGCATTGCTGGCTGCGATCAAACAGATCAAAGCGATTGACCACCATGCCCATCCGATGCGGCTGGTGAAGGACGGCGAGGGGGACAATGAATCAGATGCGCTCACGCTTGAGGGCATTGAACCGTTTCCCCTCCCTGTACGCTTGCGTCCAGATAACCCCGAATATATTGCAGCCTGGAAGGCTCTCTATGGGTATCCTTACACCGATGCAACTGAAGCACATTTGCGTGAATTGAAGGAATTGAGACGACAGGTAATGAGCAAACAGGGTGATATGTATCCAGCCTGGGTGCTTGATCAGTTGGGGATTGAAACCATGTTTGCCAACCGGGTAGCCATGGGGACTGGTCTTCAATCACCACGTTTCAGGTGGGTCAGCTTTGTTGATGCCTTACTGCTCCCCCTGAGCACAAAAGCGGCACGAAACATCAATTCCGATTATTGTTCTTTCTACCTTGATGAAGAGCGCCTTTTAAAAAACTATCTTGCCAGTCTAGGAATTAAATCATTGCCGGCGACGTTGGATAAGTATTTGGCAACGGTTGTGACTCCCATTCTGGAACAACAAAAACGCGATGGTGTCGTAGGGGTCAAATTTGAAGCGGCTTATCTCCGTACTCTGGACTTTGCAGATGCCGATGAAGCTGACGCCAAAAGAATCTATGCAAACTATGTCAGAGGTGGTGAGCCACCGGCTACCGAATACAAAATACTGCAAGATTACCTTTTCCGTTCCATCGCACGAGAAGCAGGCCGCCTTGGTCTTGCCGTCCATATTCACACAGGGATTGGTATTGGTGCCTATTTCAATGTTACCGGATCCAATCCGCTTTTGCTTGAGTCTGCCCTCAATGATCCGACTTTGCGCAAGACAAATTTTGTGCTGGTGCATGGCGGCTGGCCCTTTTCTACACAGACAACGGCCTTACTTACAAAACCGAACGTCTATGTAGATTTTTCCGCTCAGACATTTCTCCGTCAACCGCACGAATTAAGTCTGGTGATCCGTCAATGGCTGGAGTTTGTCCCGGAAAAAGTGTTGTTTGGGACAGATGCCTTTGGTCTGGTTCCAGAGATTGGATGGGAGGAAACCGGCTGGCTTACCACGAAAACCAGCCGGCAGGCACTTGGGATGGCTCTCACCGATATGATGAACGAGGGTGAAATCACAAGGGATCAAGCCCTGAAACTGGCCAGAATGGTGCTGCGTGAAAACACGATCAATTTGTATGGATTCAAGACAGAGTAA
- a CDS encoding flavin monoamine oxidase family protein produces MKNPINRREFLKHAALAALFPSSVSVSGAQKHHRPSTRKRIVIIGAGLAGLSAAYELTQAGHDVMVLEARTRAGGRVYTLREPFSDGLYAEAGAAHIPDIHYQTIRYARLFGLTLVPFSPYGQSDTSYLRGKRIKVPAGRHIELSSLPLSLKPEERKGGVPGLWERYVTPVLTEIGRPKTKGWLSESLRKFDRLTFAELLRECGASSDAIALLEMPYYKPEDDQISALWWLREAALLKDQKLDYKIKGGNDLLPKAFAKRLATKIHYGAEVVRIEHDRQSVTITYHQAGTTRQLSTDYLVCATPFTTLRRIEISPPFSSDKQQAINHHAYDSVTRVFLQTNQRSWEKEGVSGFARTDLPEEIWHPTFDQTGKRGILVSYRSGVQARQLSALSEKDRISAVSNQLEQVFPGLSETLESGVSYCWDEDQWACGAYSILKPGEMFSLFPHIARPEGRVYFAGEHTSMWPGWMQGALDSGNRVTQEIILAP; encoded by the coding sequence ATGAAAAACCCAATTAACCGAAGAGAATTCCTCAAACACGCTGCACTGGCGGCCCTTTTTCCTTCAAGCGTCAGTGTTTCCGGCGCACAAAAACATCACCGGCCCAGCACGCGAAAGAGAATTGTAATCATCGGTGCTGGATTGGCGGGGCTGTCAGCCGCTTATGAACTTACCCAGGCTGGCCACGACGTGATGGTACTTGAAGCCCGCACACGTGCCGGGGGCCGGGTTTACACGTTGCGGGAGCCGTTCTCCGATGGGCTGTATGCCGAAGCCGGTGCGGCTCACATTCCAGACATTCATTACCAAACAATCAGATATGCTCGTCTCTTTGGTCTGACACTGGTTCCATTTTCGCCTTACGGGCAATCCGATACTTCTTATCTCAGAGGGAAACGAATAAAGGTTCCTGCTGGCAGGCATATTGAGCTTTCAAGTTTACCTTTGTCGCTCAAACCAGAAGAGAGGAAAGGTGGCGTACCTGGCCTGTGGGAGCGCTATGTCACACCTGTCTTAACTGAAATTGGACGTCCTAAAACGAAAGGTTGGCTTTCTGAATCGCTCAGAAAATTTGATCGCCTGACATTTGCAGAACTTTTGCGTGAGTGTGGGGCCTCATCCGATGCGATTGCACTGTTGGAAATGCCTTACTACAAACCGGAAGACGACCAGATTTCAGCCTTGTGGTGGTTACGCGAAGCAGCGCTCCTGAAAGACCAAAAACTGGACTATAAAATTAAAGGCGGAAACGATCTGCTTCCCAAAGCATTTGCAAAGCGGCTGGCTACGAAAATTCATTATGGCGCTGAGGTTGTCCGGATTGAGCACGACCGCCAAAGCGTGACCATCACATATCATCAGGCTGGAACCACACGCCAGCTTTCGACAGACTATCTGGTGTGTGCCACTCCGTTCACGACCCTGCGGCGCATCGAAATTTCCCCACCATTTTCAAGCGACAAACAGCAGGCAATCAATCACCATGCTTACGACTCGGTTACGCGGGTCTTCCTTCAAACAAACCAGCGGAGTTGGGAAAAAGAAGGGGTAAGTGGTTTTGCCAGGACTGATCTACCTGAAGAAATCTGGCATCCGACATTTGACCAGACGGGCAAACGGGGAATACTCGTTTCTTACCGTTCAGGCGTTCAAGCCCGGCAACTGTCGGCGCTTTCTGAAAAAGACCGGATTTCGGCTGTGAGCAACCAGCTTGAGCAAGTCTTCCCAGGACTGAGCGAGACCCTGGAAAGCGGCGTGAGTTATTGCTGGGATGAAGACCAGTGGGCGTGTGGTGCCTATTCGATCTTGAAGCCTGGGGAAATGTTTTCACTTTTCCCTCACATTGCGCGACCAGAAGGTCGAGTATATTTCGCCGGAGAGCACACCTCAATGTGGCCCGGCTGGATGCAAGGGGCGCTCGATTCGGGCAATCGTGTGACACAGGAAATCATCCTGGCTCCCTGA
- a CDS encoding ThiF family adenylyltransferase codes for MSHSFTFHEQLYRTQELLLKLRETQVTVCGAGALGANLIETLARIGFRKLRVIDFDRVEERNLSSQPYYRSDIGAHKVKILANSLFRALGIQLDSVADRLTSENARKLLQGSQIVVDTFDNSLSRAAVKQACETYAMACLHAGMASDFAEITWNERYRVPSATQDDVCEYPLARNLVMLTVAVTSETLINFIENQQKHGFMITLRDLNVRQV; via the coding sequence ATGTCACACTCATTTACTTTTCACGAACAGCTCTATCGCACCCAGGAACTTTTGCTCAAACTCCGCGAAACACAGGTCACGGTCTGTGGCGCCGGGGCACTGGGGGCAAACCTGATTGAAACGCTGGCCCGGATTGGATTCCGAAAACTTCGCGTCATTGACTTTGATCGCGTCGAAGAGCGGAATTTGTCGTCACAGCCTTACTACCGAAGCGACATCGGCGCCCACAAGGTGAAAATCCTGGCCAATTCTCTTTTTCGGGCACTGGGAATCCAGCTTGATTCGGTTGCTGACCGATTGACTTCGGAAAATGCCCGTAAACTTCTGCAAGGAAGCCAGATTGTGGTTGATACATTTGACAACAGCCTCTCACGGGCAGCCGTCAAACAGGCGTGCGAGACGTACGCAATGGCCTGTCTTCATGCCGGAATGGCTTCTGATTTTGCGGAAATTACCTGGAATGAACGGTATCGGGTGCCTTCAGCGACCCAGGATGACGTGTGTGAGTATCCGCTGGCTCGCAATCTGGTGATGTTGACGGTGGCCGTCACATCAGAAACGCTGATCAATTTTATTGAAAATCAGCAAAAGCACGGATTTATGATCACGCTACGCGATTTGAACGTGAGGCAAGTTTGA